The following proteins are co-located in the Heliorestis convoluta genome:
- a CDS encoding S-layer homology domain-containing protein, with amino-acid sequence MAKSKTWLWLVLCLFFFLPGQAMAQSSVGFSDHKGHWAENTIQEFVDMDITQGYPDGTFRPNGLITRAEFLTLVVKTFDLPIGNSAVTFPDVQSSDWFYAVAGAAKAAGIVQGDERGNFSPHRPVSRAEMVTMVRRAAGESLVLSGQRRSFPDVPVGSWMEEPIVHAVQAGLVSGYQDGLFYPQQQATRAEAATVLIKTLDNLESPHFLSDQKELLDVVFAFENAGIEEINRQDYSLLQSVRHTVGLARQTTLFQGQELKKQAESTQARFLIDPIKQEAKVLEQSTLTAKVLYSYSYGITLQGPGFEESGTITEEVYYYLRKQNGDWKIYKMEESS; translated from the coding sequence ATGGCAAAAAGTAAAACCTGGTTATGGCTTGTCCTCTGCCTTTTTTTCTTCCTTCCGGGACAAGCTATGGCACAAAGCAGTGTTGGATTCTCTGATCATAAGGGTCACTGGGCAGAGAACACGATTCAAGAATTTGTGGATATGGACATTACACAAGGCTATCCGGACGGTACTTTTCGACCGAATGGACTCATTACGAGAGCTGAGTTTTTAACTCTTGTTGTTAAAACCTTTGACCTACCTATAGGAAACTCTGCCGTAACTTTTCCTGATGTTCAATCTAGCGATTGGTTTTACGCTGTTGCAGGTGCAGCGAAAGCAGCAGGCATTGTACAAGGTGATGAAAGAGGCAACTTTTCTCCACACAGACCTGTAAGCCGAGCTGAAATGGTAACAATGGTACGTCGAGCAGCTGGTGAAAGCCTCGTTCTATCAGGGCAGAGACGATCTTTTCCCGATGTTCCTGTAGGATCGTGGATGGAAGAGCCGATTGTCCATGCTGTACAAGCGGGCCTTGTAAGTGGTTATCAGGACGGTCTATTTTATCCCCAGCAACAAGCAACACGAGCAGAAGCAGCAACTGTACTCATTAAAACCCTTGATAACCTAGAAAGCCCTCATTTCTTATCCGATCAAAAGGAGCTACTCGATGTTGTTTTTGCTTTTGAAAATGCTGGAATTGAAGAAATAAACCGTCAAGACTATTCTTTGCTTCAGTCAGTAAGGCATACTGTAGGTCTTGCTCGTCAGACCACACTCTTTCAAGGACAAGAGCTTAAGAAACAGGCAGAATCTACCCAGGCAAGGTTCTTGATTGACCCTATTAAGCAAGAAGCAAAAGTACTTGAACAAAGCACTCTGACAGCAAAAGTACTATACAGCTATAGCTATGGTATAACGCTACAAGGGCCAGGATTTGAAGAAAGTGGTACCATTACGGAAGAAGTTTACTACTATTTACGAAAACAAAACGGTGACTGGAAGATTTACAAAATGGAAGAATCATCGTAA